From Corynebacterium aquatimens:
TTACCGCAGAAGATATTTCCTACCACTTGGCGCGACGCAAGCTCGGCTACGGTCGCGGCGCCCGCATGAAGTTTGAGGCAGACGAGCTGACGCTACTCACCGGAATCCTTCACGGGAAGACAATCGGCTCACCGATTGCTATTCAGATCGGCAACACCGAGTGGCCGAAGTGGACCACGATCATGTCCCCGGCGGAACCGGATTTCAGTGATCCGGATGTGGTCAAGGCGTTTGAGTCCGGTCGTGGTGCAGCGCTGACCCGGCCGCGCCCGGGGCATGCGGATTTTGCGGGAATGATCAAGTACGGCTTTGATGGGGCGCGCCCGGTGTTGGAGCGGTCGTCGGCACGCGAGACTGCGGCCCGTGTTGCCGCGGGTGCGGTGGCGCGCAGCTTCCTCCGCGAGGTACTCGGCGTGGAAGTTCTTTCCCACGTGATTTCTATCGGTGCGTCGGAGCCGTATGCAGGTGAGCACCCGCGCTTCGAGGACATCGAGGCGATTGACGCGTCGCCGGTTCGTGCGTTTGACAAGGCTGCGGAAGAGTCGATGATCACGGAGATCGAAGCGGCGAAGAAGTCAGGTGACACTCTCGGCGGAATCGTTGAAGTCATCGTGGAAGGCCTGCCAATCGGTATCGGCTCCCACGTTTCGGGCGAGCGGCGACTCGATGCGCAGCTGGCCGGGGCGCTCATGGGCATCCAGGCGATCAAGGGTGTGGAGATCGGTGACGGGTTCGAAGAAGCGCGCCGCCGTGGTTCCGAAGCGCACGATGAGATGGTGCGTGACGGCCAGGCGGTTCGCCGGGAAACGAACCGCGCCGGCGGGCTCGAAGGCGGTATGACAAACGCTGAGACCCTGCGCGTGCGTGCGGCGATGAAGCCAATCTCTACCGTGCCGCGGGCGCTGAAGACGATTGATATGGCGACGGGGGAGCCAGCAACAGGAATTCACCAGCGTTCCGACGTGTGTGCGGTTCCCGCCGCGGGTGTCGTGGCGGAAGCCATGGTCGCGTTAGTCCTGGCGCGCAACGTGCTGGAGAAGTTCGGTGGCGACAGCGTTGCAGAAACCAAGCGGAACGTGGAGTCCTACAAGGCATACGTCGCGCAGCGCCTCGCGTTCGATGCAAGCGATTCCGCCGATGACGCACAGGAAGGTGGTAACTAGCGTGAATGAGTCTTTTCCTGAGGTGACCAACCAGGTGAACAACGGGGTAAACAACGCAGAGGCCGTGGTTCACTCGCGGCCGCGTGTGGTTCTGGTTGGTCCGCCGGGGGCGGGTAAGTCCACGATTGGGCGTCGCCTGGCTAGGGCGATGAACCTGCCGTTGGTGGATTCGGACCAGCTGATTGAAGAGCACTATGACAAGCCCTGCGGGGAGGTCTATAGCGAGCTCCAGGAGACCAGGTTCCGCGAGGTTGAGGCGGACTTCGTTGCGCGCGCGTTGGCCAGCGGGGGCATCGTGAGTCTGGGGGGCGGAGCGGTGTTGACGGACTCCACGCGGGCGTTGTTGAAAGCCCACACGGTGGTCTGGATTGATGTCACGGCGGAGGAGGGCGTGCGCCGCACGGCCGGCAATAACTCACGTCCGGTGCTCAACTCGTCTAACCCGCAGGCTCATTACCGTCAGATGTTGGCCACCCGGGAGCCCTACTACAGGGAGGTCGCCACGCACCGGGTGCGCACTGATCGCCGTCCGCCGCAGCGCGTGGTGGCGGAAGTTCTCAACGTTTTGGAAACCAAGGGGGATGATCTCTAATGACCGCTGACTACGCCGAGGAGCGCACGGGGATTGCAACGTCGATTCCGGTCAACGGGCCGAGTCCGTATGAGGTCCACATTGGCCGCGGCCTGACGAGCGCGATCGCAGATCACGTCAAAACCACGAAGGCCCGCCAGGCCATGATCGTCTACCAGGCCCCGCTCCAAAGCGTCGCCGATGAGCTCCGCGAGACAGTCGAGCAGGCTGGCGTGGATGTCACCCTCGCGGTCGTTCCTGATGCGGAAAACGGCAAGACCTTGGAAGTCACTGGCCGGCTCTGGGACGCGCTCGGGACGGCGAATTTCTCACGCCAGGACCTAGTCATCGGGCTTGGTGGCGGCGCTGTCACGGACCTCGCTGGGTTCGTCGCGGCTACGTGGATGCGCGGGATCAAGGTCGTTCAGGTCCCCACGACGTTGCTCGCGATGGTGGACGCGGCGGTGGGCGGCAAGACTGGCATCAACACGGAGGCCGGTAAGAACTTGGTCGGTGCGTTCCATGAGCCCAACGCGGTGTTCATCGACCTTGATCGCCTGGACACTCTGCCGGAAGAGGAGTTCGTATCCGGTTCCGCGGAAATCATCAAGACCGGCTTCATCTCCGACACGGAGATTTTGAACATCTATTCCCAGGGCAAGGACGTGTGGCAATCGCGCATCGCGGAGCTCATTGAGCGCTCGGTGGCGGTCAAGGCCCGCGTCGTTGGCCAGGACCTCAAGGAATCTTCGCTCCGCGAGATCCTCAATTACGGCCACACTTTGGGTCACGCTATTGAGAAACGCGAGGATTACTCGTGGCGTCACGGCAATGCGGTCGCTGTGGGCATGATGTTCGTCGCGCAGCTCGCTTATCGACGGGGGCTTATCGACGCCGAGGTCGTCGATAAGCATCGTGCGATCCTTGAAGACGTGGGCTTGCCGACGACGTACGACGCTGGTGCCTTCGACGAGCTGTACGAGGGAATGACACACGATAAGAAGAACCGCGATGGGCGAATCCGCTTCGTGGTGATTGAGGGGCTCGGGCAGACGGCGCGGTTGGAAGACGCGACCATCGATGAGATGCGCGCGGCCTACGCTGAGGTTGCGAAGTAGGAGAGGCAGGCCACGACATGAAAATCCTTGTTCTCAACGGACCGAACCTCAACCGGTTGGGGAAGCGTGAACCCGGTGTTTACGGCACGCTTACGCTTCAGCAGCTCGAACACACGCTTGTTCAAAAGGGTGTGAGCATGGGATGTGAGGTGGAATGCCGCCAATCAAACTATGAGGGGGAGCTCATCGAGTGGGTCCATGAAGCTGCGGATAATTTCTACCCGGTGATCATCAACCCGGGCGGTCTGACGCACACGTCAGTCGCGCTGCGTGACGCGCTCGCTGAGCTGCACGACCACTCGGAGCACCCAGGCTTCGTTGAGGTGCACATCTCCAACATTCATGCGCGGGAGAGCTTCCGCCACCATTCCTACCTGTCGCCCATTGCAAACGGCGTTATTGCTGGCCTGGGGTGGCGAGGGTACTTGCTCGCTCTGTCCTACTTCGAGTCTTTGCCAGGGCTGTCGGACGAGCAGCGCAAAGAGCAAGCTCCGGTGGAGACGCCGGATAGCCCCCAACCCATGCCGGTGATCAAGCCGGAGATTGTATAAGAAGAACTGTGTGAGAAACGGGTAGAAGGAGGACGGCACCCATGGCCTTTGGAGACACACGATTTCTGCAGCGTCGTCGCAAACTCAGCGCTGAGCTAGCAGGCAAACGCATTGATGCGTACTTGGTCACGGACCCTATTAACATTCGGTACCTTTCCGGTTTCTCCGGATCCAATGGCGCGCTTTTGGTGAACAAGAACCTCACTGCGTCCATCGCAACGGATGGGCGCTACACCACGCAGATTGCGCAGGAAGTACCGGATATTGAGGCAACGATTACCCGCGATTGCCCCAAGGCCCTGTTGGATTCGGTTCCTGGAGGAACGCGCGTCGGCTTTGACGCGAACCAGGTCACCGTCGCTTCCTTTGAGAAGCTGAAAAAGGCGGCGCCAGACGACGTCACGCTGGTGCCAGTAACCGGCGTCGTGGAAGATGTCCGATTGATCAAAGACGACTTTGAGATCCGCAAGCTCACCGAGGCCGCGGCGATCGCAGATGAGGCGCTCAAAGGTTTGATTGACGCCGGGGAACTCCGCGCTGGACGCACAGAACGCGCCATCGCCGCGGATCTTGAGTACCGAATGCGGATGCTTGGGGCGGAACGACCTAGCTTTGACACCATTGTTGCTTCTGGCCCCAACGGCGCGTTGCCGCATTACGCTGCGGGTGACCGCGAACTGTCCGACGGCGACTTGGTGACCATCGATTTCGGCGCACATTACCGTGGCTTCAACTCCGATATGACGCGCACCTTCGCGGTGGGTAACACTACGGAGTTCACCAAGGAAATCTACGACATCGTCTTGGAAGCCCAGCTTGCTGGCGTGAAGGTTGCGCGGGAAGGTACGGCGCTCAAAGAGGTCGATAAGGCGTGCCGCGATGTAATTGAGGCCGCAGGCTACGGCGAATACTTTGTCCACTCCACAG
This genomic window contains:
- a CDS encoding shikimate kinase, coding for MNNGVNNAEAVVHSRPRVVLVGPPGAGKSTIGRRLARAMNLPLVDSDQLIEEHYDKPCGEVYSELQETRFREVEADFVARALASGGIVSLGGGAVLTDSTRALLKAHTVVWIDVTAEEGVRRTAGNNSRPVLNSSNPQAHYRQMLATREPYYREVATHRVRTDRRPPQRVVAEVLNVLETKGDDL
- the aroB gene encoding 3-dehydroquinate synthase, yielding MTADYAEERTGIATSIPVNGPSPYEVHIGRGLTSAIADHVKTTKARQAMIVYQAPLQSVADELRETVEQAGVDVTLAVVPDAENGKTLEVTGRLWDALGTANFSRQDLVIGLGGGAVTDLAGFVAATWMRGIKVVQVPTTLLAMVDAAVGGKTGINTEAGKNLVGAFHEPNAVFIDLDRLDTLPEEEFVSGSAEIIKTGFISDTEILNIYSQGKDVWQSRIAELIERSVAVKARVVGQDLKESSLREILNYGHTLGHAIEKREDYSWRHGNAVAVGMMFVAQLAYRRGLIDAEVVDKHRAILEDVGLPTTYDAGAFDELYEGMTHDKKNRDGRIRFVVIEGLGQTARLEDATIDEMRAAYAEVAK
- the aroC gene encoding chorismate synthase, which gives rise to MLRWTTAGESHGQALISLVENMPAGVPVTAEDISYHLARRKLGYGRGARMKFEADELTLLTGILHGKTIGSPIAIQIGNTEWPKWTTIMSPAEPDFSDPDVVKAFESGRGAALTRPRPGHADFAGMIKYGFDGARPVLERSSARETAARVAAGAVARSFLREVLGVEVLSHVISIGASEPYAGEHPRFEDIEAIDASPVRAFDKAAEESMITEIEAAKKSGDTLGGIVEVIVEGLPIGIGSHVSGERRLDAQLAGALMGIQAIKGVEIGDGFEEARRRGSEAHDEMVRDGQAVRRETNRAGGLEGGMTNAETLRVRAAMKPISTVPRALKTIDMATGEPATGIHQRSDVCAVPAAGVVAEAMVALVLARNVLEKFGGDSVAETKRNVESYKAYVAQRLAFDASDSADDAQEGGN
- a CDS encoding M24 family metallopeptidase, translated to MAFGDTRFLQRRRKLSAELAGKRIDAYLVTDPINIRYLSGFSGSNGALLVNKNLTASIATDGRYTTQIAQEVPDIEATITRDCPKALLDSVPGGTRVGFDANQVTVASFEKLKKAAPDDVTLVPVTGVVEDVRLIKDDFEIRKLTEAAAIADEALKGLIDAGELRAGRTERAIAADLEYRMRMLGAERPSFDTIVASGPNGALPHYAAGDRELSDGDLVTIDFGAHYRGFNSDMTRTFAVGNTTEFTKEIYDIVLEAQLAGVKVAREGTALKEVDKACRDVIEAAGYGEYFVHSTGHGIGLEVHEAPAASTKSTGVLKIGMTLTVEPGIYVPGKGGVRIEDTLVITSGAPTIITTTSKELTIV